In the Ursus arctos isolate Adak ecotype North America unplaced genomic scaffold, UrsArc2.0 scaffold_19, whole genome shotgun sequence genome, one interval contains:
- the SMPD3 gene encoding sphingomyelin phosphodiesterase 3, with protein sequence MVLYTAPFPNSCLSALHTVSWALLFPCYWLADRLVASFLPTTYEKRQRADDPCYLQLLCTLLFTPVYLALLVASLPFAFVGFLLWSPLQSARRPYIYSRLEDKGPAGGAALLSEWKGTGPGKSFCFATANLCLLPDSLARLNNVFNTQARAKEIGQRIRNGASRPQIKIYIDSPTNTSISAASFSSLVSPQGSDGVARAVPGSIKRTASVEYKGDSGRHPSDEAANGLASGDPAEGGSLEDACIVRIGGDEGGRPPEADDATAGGQARNGAGGAPQGQTPNHSQRDGDSGSLGSPSASRESLVKVRAAADSGGSGEPGATNSKLPYKASGVKKAAARKRRHPDEAFDHEVSAFFPANLDFLCLQEVFDKRAAAKLKDQLHGYFEYILYDVGVYGCQGCCSFKCLNSGLFFASRYPIMDVAYHCYPNGRRSDGLASKGALFLKVQVGSTPQDQRIVGYISCTHLHALPEDSAIRCEQLDLLQDWLADFRKSTSSSSTANPEELVAFDVICGDFNFDNCSSDDKLEQQHSLFTHYKDPCRLGPGEEKSWAIGTLLDTDNLYDEEVCTPDNLQKVLESEEGRREYLAFPTSKSPGAGQKGRKDLLKGNGRRIDYMLYAEEGLCPDWKAEVEEFSFITQLSGLTDHLPVAMRLMVSTGEEEA encoded by the exons ATGGTTTTGTACACGGCCCCCTTTCCCAATAGCTGTCTGTCTGCCCTGCACACTGTGTCCTGGGCTCTCCTCTTCCCATGCTACTGGCTGGCAGACCGGCTCgtggcctccttcctccccaccacctaCGAGAAGCGCCAGCGGGCGGACGACCCGTGCTACCTCCAGCTGCTCTGCACCCTGCTCTTCACACCCGTCTACCTGGCCCTCCTGGTTGCCTCGCTGCCCTTCGCCTTTGTCGGGTTCCTCCTCTGGTCCCCACTGCAGTCTGCCCGCCGACCCTACATTTACTCCCGGCTGGAGGACAAGGGCCCGGCTGGTGGGGCAGCCCTGCTCAGTGAATGGAAGGGTACAGGTCCCGGCAAAAGCTTCTGCTTCGCCACTGCCAacctctgtctcctccctgaCTCACTGGCCAGGCTCAACAATGTTTTTAACACCCAAGCGCGGGCCAAAGAGATCGGGCAGAGAATCCGCAACGGCGCCAGTCGGCCCCAGATCAAAATCTACATTGATTCGCCCACCAACACCTCCATCAGTGCGGCCAGCTTCAGCAGCCTGGTATCACCACAGGGCAGTGATGGCGTGGCCCGGGCCGTCCCTGGGAGCATTAAGAGGACGGCCTCTGTGGAATACAAGGGTGACAGCGGGCGTCACCCCAGTGACGAGGCTGCCAACGGCCTGGCCTCCGGGGACCCGGCCGAGGGCGGTAGCCTGGAGGATGCCTGCATCGTGCGCATCGGAGGCGATGAGGGGGGCCGGCCCCCCGAAGCTGATGACGCCACCGCTGGGGGCCAAGCCAGGAATGGGGCTGGCGGGGCCCCACAGGGCCAGACGCCCAACCACAGTCAGCGGGACGGGGACTCAGGGAGCCTGGGCAGCCCCTCGGCCTCCAGGGAGTCCCTGGTGAAGGTGCGGGCCGCGGCGGACAGCGGCGGCAGTGGGGAGCCAGGCGCCACCAACAGCAAGCTCCCCTACAAGGCCTCCGGGGTGAAGAAGGCGGCCGCGCGCAAAAGGCGGCACCCGGACGAGGCCTTTGACCACGAGGTGTCTGCTTTCTTCCCCGCCAACCTGGACTTCCTGTGTCTGCAGGAGGTGTTTGACAAGCGGGCAGCCGCCAAGTTGAAAGACCAGCTGCATGGTTACTTCGAGTACATTCTGTACGACGTCGGGGTCTACGGCTGCCAAGGCTGCTGCAGCTTCAAGTGTCTCAACAGCGGCCTCTTCTTTGCCAGCCGCTACCCCATCATGGACGTGGCCTATCACTGTTACCCCAACGGGCGGCGTTCCGACGGCCTGGCCTCGAAAGGAGCGCTGTTTCTCAAG GTGCAGGTGGGAAGCACACCTCAGGACCAAAGAATTGTCGGGTACATCTCCTGCAcacacctgcatgccctgccag AGGACAGTGCCATCCGGTGTGAGCAGCTGGACCTGCTTCAGGACTGGCTGGCTGATTTCCGAAAATCTACCTCCTCGTCCAGCACAGCCAACCCCGAGGAGCTGGTGGCGTTTGACGTCATCTGCGGAGATTTTAACTTTGACAACTGCTCCTCAG ATGACAAGCTGGAGCAGCAGCACTCCCTGTTTACACACTACAAGGACCCCTGCCGCCTGGGGCCCGGAGAGGAGAAGTCCTGGGCCATCG GTACCTTGCTGGACACAGACAACCTCTACGATGAGGAAGTGTGTACCCCTGACAATCTGCAAAA GGTCTTGGAGAGCGAGGAAGGCCGCAGGGAGTACCTGGCCTTCCCCACCAGCAAGAGCCCTggggcaggccagaaaggacgcAAGGACCTACTGAAGGGCAACGGCAGGCGCATCGACTACATGCTGTATGCAGAGGAGGGGCTGTGCCCAGACTGGAAGGCT GAGGTGGAAGAATTCAGTTTTATCACCCAGCTGTCTGGCCTGACCGACCACCTTCCTGTGGCCATGCGGCTGATGGTGTccacaggggaggaggaggcataG